In one Culex quinquefasciatus strain JHB chromosome 2, VPISU_Cqui_1.0_pri_paternal, whole genome shotgun sequence genomic region, the following are encoded:
- the LOC6031479 gene encoding phosphatidylinositol 4-kinase alpha isoform X2 encodes MVGNDRFSFQNTVHCLARVLARIKPTPWDKVQSLFRYCPQENAAGVFCLDSRAQDAVIALGLYFLESGYQYEKEIIPYLLRLSKALPRAVWIDDVKPNKIDKIPTAEKFSFCLNSLLSDIAVGCPESRDEIIVNQVEVLTVLTNMIKTSRESSNLPPIILCKATVPLLLGLGRSMGRYATTDPPLLCRLFPRDEIPVLKTPEQPADSKSNNTISQFRSIIPRSMSGSLTAEITEEKSPKNNKKKLNSFYSVPYDQTTYFFSKYGSSFNQFPNMRFCDSPEKKNRLQFPINHLQTIFALAKKLLTKETLEHLDEQAGDIYSLHQIKPYGYKSFSETINLVMVTLLREILQNQSDLPTPFTKDVQEFVKRLFLIGQTELQNKQHDSTVDKVNDPSNSVVNKYKINVMANAACVDLLVWAIGDETDDSTNPTTDKIENRRQRSFGIVWLDELQAPYGTPWKHLKKADKLCSRLYQKLNSVLGHKVVMDHMPLLMVCLEGLGKLAQKFPNIAGTSISYLRDFLVDPSPILTKLHAQSQAQNKKDKENAPFRIVVQGSDFKALDQQVNYRKGLTKSAHEAFEALRDAAIENLAIALKAAHGLDPYCVPALVANVSNRLFTVEKQETESSLVSLNIIVMLGHVAVALKDTPKTTNNILQFFIQRFCKVPSEQNVLIVDQLGCMIISKCEPVVFEEIMKMFSRVTVQAASLAYSTNPEQRKSYHHVSDAVVNALANIAANIQGELEMLDLLGKLLELFVQIGLEGERSYDSTSGAAQKASSSAGNLGMLIPVIAVLVRRLPPIKNAKQRLHKLFKDFWLYCVVMGFTNARLWPSDWYQGVQQIAAKSPLLISQTAHRSEMRELNYTSAIRSDSVSLNELRSQILVLLDHPPAEITACINKLTFAQCTYLLSVYWLEILRVENASEPSLEPILNYLCDNALLKDKYGMWQCIRCIGDQVFEKFRSVLLAQDVVREKVLESQAMLLLVYFNHIHKQIQLVADQYLSQLVDKFPHLLWNRKVLWCMLDVLQLLAFSLTLDPNEETPTLRVASTPYTLQLMDSLPARESRVKDFADRCQGIVNEAMKWAPKSTRSHLQEYPNQVPSTTLSNHSGLALAVDSILHTWVTNASIQTTSKRPHCVNSDTSKFVSVLCLRSKYAGEISGLLSVLEDEEKKGLADRLVKEIWDACAEKNDPKHRGALWRATAYLILCSSANRKLLHAISSSQVQLFTESAMETAVECWQWILTARQDLELCFIQEMVTAWQTTFDKRIGLFTEEVDITSPLAAYEGCKLVPKPIVVAPHLIWLQLLSEMVDTAKYCNRDKVEMFCMLLHRCLPFSRDFKQTRHISTVGCRFKLLQCGLSLLQGNTIPKSLARNILRERIYANALDYFCGPQLCPSQPREALLEDIGVLLKFWQTMRSEKKHLVASEVSDYDLNPATTQNLSVNKSSLDTVSLAGSEVARSTSSGNAGWYNTIPHSTSTLSKRSSRIKRPPYQKDAYDKDYMKKRNLILELLAVEIEFMLIWANPLSTPELQVLGEESVSEWRARPIKLNVWRDYTRLAWSYNPALAIFLPQRIRNAETIEDEVTRLVCSDPLAAIHIPEALKYLVTTRTLLNEAPELVYMLTWARVNPIQSLSYFSRQYPTHPLTAQYAVNTLNAYPAEAVLPYIPQLVQALRHDTMGYVTEFIKHISKRSQIVAHQLIWNMQTNMYIDEEMHNKDPVLYDGLEALSANIISSLSGPAKRFYEREFDFFGKITAVSGEIRSFPKGQARKKACLDALSRIKVQAGCYLPSNPEAMVLDIDYNSGTPMQSAAKAPYLARFRVHRCGINELETMAMEVSNNPNNQLDGGPKLSSMGPEMWQAAIFKVGDDVRQDMLALQVISIFKNIFQQVGLELFLFPYRVVATAPGCGVIECVPNAKSRDQLGRQTDSGLYEYFLHQYGDETSKEFQAARSNFVKSMAAYSVIGYLLQIKDRHNGNIMIDKDGHIIHIDFGFMFESSPGGNIGFEPDLKLTDEMVMVMGGKMEAAPFKWFCDLCVQSFLAIRPYQDAIVTLVSLMLDTGLPCFRGQTITLLKQRFVPTKNNKEAAAHMLGVIRNSYQNFRTRTYDMIQYYQNQIPY; translated from the exons ATGGTCGGAAATGACCGTTTTTCCTTCCAAAATACGGTGCACTGCCTGGCCCGGGTGCTGGCGCGCATAAAACCAACCCCGTGGGACAAG GTCCAGAGTCTGTTCCGATACTGTCCGCAGGAGAATGCGGCCGGGGTGTTCTGCTTGGACTCGCGGGCGCAGGATGCCGTCATCGCGTTGGGGCTTTACTTTCTGGAGAGTGGCTACCAGTACGAGAAGGAAATCATTCCGTATTTGCTGCGACTTTCCAAGGCCTTGCCCAGGGCGGTTTGGATCGATGACGTCAAGCCGAACAAAATCGATA aAATTCCAACAGCGGAAAAGTTCAGCTTCTGTTTGAACAGCTTGCTGTCGGATATTGCCGTTGGATGTCCGGAAAGTCGCGACGAGATCATCGTGAACCAGGTCGAGGTTCTTACGGTCCTCACCAACATGATCAAAACAAGTCGCGAAAGTAGCAATCTTCCGCCGATCATCCTGTGCAAGGCCACCGTTCCGTTGCTTCTGGGTTTGGGTCGGTCCATGGGACGTTACGCCACAACGGATCCACCACTTCTGTGCCGGCTCTTCCCGAGAGATGAAATTCCGGTACTCAAAACTCCGGAGCAACCCGCCGACTCAAAGTCAAATAATACCATCAGTCAATTCCGCTCCATCATACCACGGTCCATGTCGGGAAGCCTGACGGCGGAGATAACCGAGGAAAAGTCTCCCAAAAACAACAAGAAGAAGCTCAACTCCTTCTACTCGGTCCCGTACGACCAAACCACCTATTTCTTCTCCAAGTACGGCTCCAGCTTCAACCAATTCCCCAACATGCGCTTCTGCGACTCGCCTGAGAAGAAGAACCGGCTCCAATTTCCCATCAACCACCTCCAAACGATCTTCGCCCTGGCCAAGAAGCTCCTCACCAAGGAAACCCTCGAGCATCTGGACGAGCAAGCCGGAGACATCTACTCTCTCCACCAGATCAAACCGTACGGCTACAAGAGCTTCTCCGAGACCATCAACCTGGTCATGGTCACGCTGCTTCGGGAGATCCTCCAGAACCAGTCCGACCTGCCGACGCCCTTCACCAAGGACGTGCAGGAGTTTGTGAAGCGTCTGTTTCTGATCGGCCAGACCGAGCTGCAAAACAAGCAGCACGACAGCACCGTGGACAAGGTCAACGATCCGTCCAACAGCGTCGTCAACAAGTACAAGATCAACGTGATGGCGAATGCCGCCTGTGTGGATCTGCTCGTGTGGGCCATCGGGGACGAGACGG ATGATTCAACGAACCCGACAACAGACAAAATTGAGAACCGGCGGCAGCGATCATTCGGAATCGTCTGGCTCGACGAACTGCAAGCGCCCTATGGAACGCCGTGGAAACATCTCAAGA AGGCTGATAAGCTGTGCAGTCGGTTGTACCAGAAGCTGAACTCGGTGCTGGGTCACAAGGTGGTGATGGACCATATGCCGTTGTTGATGGTTTGTTTGGAG GGTTTGGGTAAATTAGCGCAAAAGTTCCCCAACATTGCTGGAACGTCGATCTCGTACCTGCGAGACTTTCTCGTCGATCCAAGTCCGATTCTCACCAAGTTGCATGCCCAATCGCAGGCTCAGAACAAAAAGGACAAGGAGAATGCACCGTTCAGGATTGTTG TTCAGGGATCCGACTTCAAGGCGCTCGATCAACAGGTCAACTACCGCAAGGGTCTCACCAAGTCCGCCCACGAGGCGTTCGAAGCGTTGCGCGACGCAGCGATCGAAAACCTCGCGATCGCCCTCAAGGCCGCCCACGGTCTCGACCCGTACTGCGTCCCCGCCCTGGTCGCCAACGTGTCCAATCGCCTATTCACGGTCGAGAAGCAGGAAACCGAATCCAGCCTGGTTTCCCTCAATATCATCGTGATGCTCGGTCACGTGGCCGTCGCCCTGAAGGACACCCCCAAGACGACCAACAACATCCTGCAGTTCTTCATCCAGCGGTTCTGCAAGGTGCCCTCGGAGCAGAACGTGCTCATCGTGGACCAGCTGGGCTGCATGATCATCTCCAAGTGCGAGCCCGTGGTGTTTGAGGAGATCATGAAGATGTTTTCGCGCGTCACCGTCCAGGCGGCGTCCCTCGCCTACTCGACCAATCCGGAGCAAAG GAAGTCGTACCACCACGTGTCGGACGCGGTGGTGAACGCGTTGGCCAACATCGCCGCCAACATCCAGGGCGAGCTGGAGATGCTGGACCTGCTCGGGAAGCTGCTGGAGCTGTTTGTGCAGATTGGGCTGGAGGGCGAACGGTCGTACGACAGCACCTCGGGGGCGGCCCAGAAGGCCAGCTCGAGCGCCGGCAATCTGGGCATGCTGATTCCGGTGATTGCC GTTCTGGTGCGCCGGCTCCCACCCATCAAGAACGCCAAGCAGCGGCTGCACAAGCTGTTCAAGGACTTTTGGCTGTACTGCGTCGTGATGGGTTTCACCAATGCGCGCCTCTGGCCATCCGACTGGTACCAAGGAGTGCAGCAGATCGCGGCCAAATCTCCGCTGTTGATATCACAGACGGCGCACCGGTCGGAGATGCGCGAGCTGAACTACACCTCGGCCATCCGGTCGGACAGCGTCAGCTTGAACGAGCTGAGGAGTCAGATTCTGGTCCTGTTGGATCATCCTCCGGCGGAGATTACGGCTTGCATTAATAAGTTGACGTTCGCGCAGTGTACTTATCTGTTGAGCGTGTACTGGCTGGAGATTCTGCGCGTTGAGAACGCTTCCGAGCCCAGCTTGGAGCCGATCTTGAACTACCTGTGCGATAACGCGCTGCTGAAAGACAAGTACGGGATGTGGCAGTGTATCCGCTGTATCGGGGATCAGGTGTTTGAGAAGTTCCGGAGCGTCCTGTTGGCGCAGGATGTTGTGAGGGAGAAGGTTCTGGAATCGCAAGCAATGTTGTTGTTGGTCTACTTTAACCATATCCACAAGCAGATCCAGCTCGTTGCGGATCAGTATTTGTCCCAGCTGGTCGACAAGTTCCCGCATCTCCTTTGGAACCGGAAGGTTCTGTGGTGCATGCTGGACGTTCTCCAGCTGCTAGCGTTCTCCCTGACGCTGGATCCCAACGAAGAAACGCCGACCTTGCGCGTGGCGTCCACTCCGTACACTCTGCAGTTGATGGACAGTCTTCCGGCGCGTGAAAGCCGTGTCAAGGACTTTGCCGACCGCTGCCAGGGCATTGTCAACGAGGCGATGAAGTGGGCTCCCAAGTCCACCCGAAGTCATCTGCAAGAGTACCCAAACCAGGTACCGTCGACGACTCTCTCCAACCACAGCGGGCTGGCGCTGGCTGTGGATTCGATCCTCCACACCTGGGTCACCAATGCGAGCATCCAGACGACCTCGAAGCGGCCACACTGTGTCAACAGTGACACCTCCAAGTTCGTGTCGGTTCTCTGTCTGCGTAGCAAATACGCAGGAGAAATCTCCGGCTTGCTGTCGGTTCTGGAAGACGAGGAGAAAAAAGGTTTGGCCGACCGTCTGGTGAAGGAAATTTGGGACGCCTGCGCGGAGAAGAATGACCCCAAGCATCGTGGAGCTCTCTGGAGAGCCACCGCTTACCTAATCCTCTGCTCCAGCGCCAACCGGAAGTTGCTGCACGCGATCTCCTCCTCCCAGGTTCAGCTCTTTACTGAATCCGCGATGGAAACGGCCGTCGAGTGCTGGCAGTGGATCCTGACCGCCCGGCAGGACCTAGAGCTTTGCTTCATCCAGGAGATGGTCACCGCTTGGCAAACCACGTTCGACAAGCGGATCGGGCTGTTCACGGAAGAAGTCGACATTACCAGTCCGCTGGCGGCTTACGAGGGCTGTAAGCTTGTTCCGAAGCCCATCGTCGTCGCTCCACACTTGATCTGGCTTCAGCTCCTATCGGAGATGGTCGACACCGCCAAATACTGCAACCGTGACAAAGTCGAGATGTTCTGCATGCTGCTCCATCGGTGTCTTCCGTTCAGCCGAGATTTCAAGCAAACCCGACACATCTCAACCGTCGGATGCCGTTTCAAGCTGCTCCAGTGCGGCTTGTCTCTTCTGCAAGGCAACACGATCCCAAAATCGCTTGCCAGGAACATCCTGCGCGAGCGGATCTACGCCAACGCGCTGGACTACTTCTGCGGACCCCAACTTTGCCCAAGCCAACCGCGAGAAGCGCTGCTCGAGGACATCGGGGTCCTGCTGAAATTCTGGCAGACTATGCGCAGCGAAAAGAAGCACCTCGTCGCTTCGGAAGTAAGCGATTACGATCTAAACCCGGCGACGACGCAAAATCTCTCCGTCAACAAGTCTTCTCTGGATACCGTTTCGCTCGCCGGAAGCGAAGTAGCACGCTCCACCAGCAGTGGAAACGCCGGCTGGTACAACACCATTCCTCACTCCACATCAACGCTGTCGAAGCGATCGAGCCGGATCAAGCGTCCACCCTACCAGAAGGACGCCTACGACAAGGACTACATGAAGAAGCGCAACCTCATTCTGGAACTGCTAGCCGTCGAGATCGAGTTCATGCTCATCTGGGCGAACCCTCTTTCCACCCCGGAACTACAAGTTCTCGGCGAAGAATCCGTCTCCGAGTGGCGCGCTCGCCCCATCAAGCTGAACGTCTGGCGCGACTACACCCGCCTCGCTTGGTCCTACAACCCCGCACTCGCCATCTTCCTGCCCCAGCGTATCCGGAACGCCGAAACCATCGAAGACGAAGTGACCCGCCTGGTCTGCTCGGACCCGCTAGCCGCCATCCACATCCCGGAAGCACTCAAATATCTCGTCACGACGAGAACCCTCCTCAACGAGGCTCCCGAGCTCGTCTACATGCTGACCTGGGCCCGCGTCAACCCGATCCAGTCCCTCTCGTACTTCTCGCGCCAATATCCGACGCATCCGCTGACGGCGCAGTACGCCGTCAACACCCTCAACGCGTACCCGGCCGAAGCCGTACTTCCCTACATTCCCCAACTGGTGCAGGCGCTGCGGCACGATACG ATGGGATACGTGACGGAGTTTATCAAGCACATCTCCAAGCGCTCGCAGATTGTGGCTCACCAGCTGATTTGGAATATGCAGACCAACATGTATATTGACGAGGAGATGCACAACAAAGATC CTGTTTTGTACGACGGTCTGGAGGCCCTGTCCGCGAACATCATCTCTTCCCTGTCCGGTCCGGCGAAGCGCTTCTACGAGCGGGAGTTTGATTTCTTCGGCAAAATTACGG CCGTCAGCGGAGAGATCCGTTCGTTCCCGAAGGGGCAAGCCCGCAAGAAGGCCTGCCTGGATGCGCTCAGCCGTATCAAGGTGCAGGCCGGGTGCTACCTGCCGTCGAATCCGGAAGCGATGGTGCTGGATATCGATTACAACAGCGGAACACCGATGCAGAGCGCGGCGAAGGCACCGTACTTGGCCCGGTTCCGGGTGCATCGGTGCGGTATTAACGAGTTGGAGACGATGGCCATGGAGGTTTCGAACAATCCGAACAATCAGCTGGACGGCGGGCCGAAGTTGAGCTCGATGGGTCCGGAAATGTGGCAGGCTGCCATCTTCAAGGTGGGCGATGACGTGCGGCAGGACATGCTGGCGCTGCAGGTGATTTCGATCTTCAAGAACATCTTCCAGCAAGTGGGGTTGGAGTTGTTCCTGTTTCCGTACCGGGTGGTCGCCACGGCTCCGGGG TGTGGCGTGATCGAGTGCGTTCCGAACGCCAAGTCTCGCGATCAGTTGGGCCGACAGACGGATTCTGGGTTGTACGAGTACTTCCTGCACCAGTACGGAGACGAAACGTCCAAAGAGTTCCAGGCGGCTCGCAGTAACTTTGTCAAGTCGATGGCCGCCTACTCGGTGATCGGATATCTGCTGCAGATCAAGGATCGTCACAATGGCAACATCATGATCGACAAGGACGGTCACATCATCCATATTG ATTTTGGCTTCATGTTCGAGTCGTCGCCGGGCGGCAACATTGGCTTCGAGCCCGACCTGAAGCTTACGGACGAGATGGTGATGGTCATGGGCGGCAAGATGGAGGCCGCTCCGTTCAAGTGGTTCTGCGATCTGTGCGTGCAGTCGTTCCTCGCGATCCGTCCCTATCAGGACGCGATCGTGACGCTGGTTTCGCTCATGCTGGACACTGGGCTGCCGTGCTTCCGGGGACAGACGATTACGCTGTTGAAGCAGCGCTTTGTTCCGACGAAAAACAACAAAGAAGCGGCGGCCCACATGCTCGGCGTGATCCGGAACTCGTACCAGAACTTCCGCACCAGGACGTACGACATGATCCAGTATTACCAGAACCAGATTCCGTATTAA